From Lagenorhynchus albirostris chromosome 15, mLagAlb1.1, whole genome shotgun sequence, one genomic window encodes:
- the PGAP6 gene encoding post-GPI attachment to proteins factor 6 isoform X3: MRQAGTGTGGAAVAVVVPVAVPLLLLLLLARSPPAAAGDGQKSDARLVSEQFSQAPQKLAFYSWYGSARLFHFRVPPDTVLLRWLLQVSRGSGPTCTNVEITVYFRYGAPPVINPLGTSFPDNTSVQPSFFLKMLHSNASINISHPAPGDWFVAAHLPPSSHKIEVKGFVPTCAYIFQPDMLVVRVVEVSILEPDVPLPQTLLSHPSYLKVFVPEYTQELRLDLQGCASNGSLGCPVRLTVGSATLPGNFQKVLTCSGPTQACHLLLPSPPWDRWLQVTAKSLAGPRVSVAFSAVAALTACRPWSVNFQHLLQSSPNQSSNASTGLLPPTPSYQDLDRRGRVGGGSFCLRSFPVLREDVDVVSVRFQPLDRVSVLVQSDMPSVMRLNLNTGMDSGGSLTISMWVNKTAIANTSVVACVTAASPLLSFNASLSCTTGIGGIRPRDQQAFWLPMTRPSSSPAAFFQGHPLSLNASSPTANLIIPYPETDNWYLSLQLMCPERPEECEQASVLVETTLNLVPCLNDCGPYGQCLLLRRHGYLYAGCSCKAGWRGWSCTDNSTAQTAAQQKAAALLLTLSNLVFLAPIAISVHRSLLVEASVYAYTMFFSTPGEAVLCILNYDTLQYCDFLGSGVSIWVTVLCMARLKAALKYVLFLLGALVFAMSLQLDRRAAWNTMGPCLFAIVVMVTMWVYRCGRRRHCYPPSWQRWVFYLLPGISMAAVAITIYTSMMTSDNYYYTHSIWHMLLAGSAAFLLPPREQHTKPWACSQKLTCHYEICKNHRDELYTVT; the protein is encoded by the exons ATGCGCCAGGCTGGGACCGGGACCGGGGGCGCGGCGGTGGCGGTGGTGGTGCCGGTGGCtgtgccgctgctgctgctgctgctgctcgcTCGGTCCCCGCCTGCCGCCGCCGGCGACGGCCAAAAGAGCG ATGCCAGGCTGGTGTCGGAGCAGTTTTCGCAGGCCCCGCAGAAGCTGGCTTTCTACAGCTGGTATGGCAGCGCCAGGCTCTTCCACTTCCGGGTACCCCCAGACACAGTGCTGCTGCGCTGGCTGCTGCAGGTGTCCAGGGGCAGTGGCCCCACCTGCACCAACGTGGAGATCACCGT GTACTTCCGCTATGGTGCCCCTCCCGTCATCAACCCACTGGGCACCAGCTTCCCTGACAACACCTCCGTTCAGCCCTCCTTCTTCCTCAAGATGCTGCACAGCAACGCCTCCATCAACATCTCCCACCCAGCACCCGGGGACTGGTTTGTGGCCGCCCACCTGCCCCCCTCATCCCATAAGATTGAGGTGAAG GGCTTTGTTCCCACCTGTGCCTACATCTTCCAGCCTGACATGCTGGTCGTGCGAGTGGTCGAGGTCTCCATCCTGGAGCCTGACGTGCCTCTTCCACAGAcccttctctcccaccccagcTACCTCAA GGTCTTCGTCCCCGAGTACACCCAGGAGCTGCGGCTGGACCTGCAGGGCTGTGCGTCCAACGGGAGCCTGGGCTGCCCTGTGCGCCTCACCGTGGGCTCGGCCACCCTGCCTGGAAACTTCCAGAAGGTGCTCACCTGCAGCGGCCCCACCCAGGCCTGCCACCTGCTGCTGCCCTCACCACCCTGGGACCGGTGGCTGCAAGTGACGGCCAAGAGCCTTGCCGGGCCCCGTGTGTCCGTGGCTTTCAGTGCTGTGGCTGCCCTCACAG CCTGCAGGCCGTGGAGTGTGAACTTCCAGCACCTTCTGCAGAGCAGCCCAAACCAGAGCAGCAACGCCTCCACTGGTCTGCTGCCCCCGACCCCCAGCTACCAGGACCTGGACCGGAGGGGCAGGGTGGGCGGCGGCTCCTTCTGCCTCAGGAGCTTCCCCGTCCTGCGGGAAGACGTGGACGTGGTATCTGTGCGCTTCCAGCCCCTGGACAGGGTCTCGGTGCTCGTGCAGTCGGACATGCCCTCGGTGATGCGGCTGAACCTCAACACAGGCATGGACAGCGGGGGCTCCCTCACCATCTCCATGTGGGTCAACAAG ACTGCGATTGCCAACACCTCAGTGGTAGCCTGTGTGACTGCTGCCTCACCCTTGCTCAGCTTCAACGCTTCGCTCAGCTGCACCACAGGTATAGGTGGCATCCGGCCCAGGGACCAGCAGGCCTTCTGGCTCCCTATGACCAggccttcctcctcccctgcagCCTTCTTCCAGGGCCACCCCCTGTCTCTGAATGCCTCTTCTCCCACGGCCAACCTCATCATCCCCTACCCAGAGACAGACAACTGGTACCTCTCCCTGCAGCTCATGTGCCCTGAGAGACCTGA GGAGTGTGAGCAGGCCTCGGTCCTCGTGGAGACCACCTTGAACTTGGTGCCCTGCTTGAATGACTGTGGACCCTACGGCCAGTGCCTCCTGCTGCGCAGACATGGCTACCTGTATGCGGGCTGCAGCTGCAAGGCAG GCTGGCGTGGGTGGAGCTGCACAGACAACAGCACAGCCCAGACGGCGGCCCAGCAGAAGGCGGCTGCCCTCTTGCTTACCCTGAGCAACCTCGTGTTCCTGGCCCCCATCGCCATCTCCGTGCACCGCTCCCTCCTGGTGGAGGCCTCCGTCTACGCCTACACCATGTTCTTCTCCACG CCGGGTGAAGCGGTGCTGTGCATCCTCAACTATGACACACTGCAGTACTGCGACTTCCTGGGCTCTGGAGTGTCCATCTGGGTCACCGTCCTCTGCATGGCCCGGCTGAAGGCTGCCCTGAAATAC GTTCTGTTTCTCCTGGGCGCTCTGGTCTTCGCCATGTCCTTGCAGCTGGACCGCAGGGCCGCCTGGAACACAATGGGGCCTTGCCTCTTTGCCATTGTGGTCATGGTCACCATGTGG GTGTACCGCTGCGGGCGCCGGCGCCACTGCTACCCCCCCTCCTGGCAACGCTGGGTCTTCTACCTCCTGCCCGGCATCTCCATGGCCGCTGTGGCCATCACCATCTACACTTCCATGATGACCAGCGACAACTATTACTATACCCACAGCATCTGGCACATGCTGCTGGCAGGGAGCGCAGCCTTCTTGCTGCCACCACGTGAACAGCACACCAAGCCCTGGGCCTGCTCCCAGAAGCTCACCTGCCACTATGAGATCTGCAAGAACCACCGGGACGAGCTGTACACAGTGACATGA
- the PGAP6 gene encoding post-GPI attachment to proteins factor 6 isoform X2, with amino-acid sequence MASLAPSLRPRPGMRASIFSPGEGDPGHPGPADSAFSADARLVSEQFSQAPQKLAFYSWYGSARLFHFRVPPDTVLLRWLLQVSRGSGPTCTNVEITVYFRYGAPPVINPLGTSFPDNTSVQPSFFLKMLHSNASINISHPAPGDWFVAAHLPPSSHKIEVKGFVPTCAYIFQPDMLVVRVVEVSILEPDVPLPQTLLSHPSYLKVFVPEYTQELRLDLQGCASNGSLGCPVRLTVGSATLPGNFQKVLTCSGPTQACHLLLPSPPWDRWLQVTAKSLAGPRVSVAFSAVAALTACRPWSVNFQHLLQSSPNQSSNASTGLLPPTPSYQDLDRRGRVGGGSFCLRSFPVLREDVDVVSVRFQPLDRVSVLVQSDMPSVMRLNLNTGMDSGGSLTISMWVNKTAIANTSVVACVTAASPLLSFNASLSCTTGIGGIRPRDQQAFWLPMTRPSSSPAAFFQGHPLSLNASSPTANLIIPYPETDNWYLSLQLMCPERPEECEQASVLVETTLNLVPCLNDCGPYGQCLLLRRHGYLYAGCSCKAGWRGWSCTDNSTAQTAAQQKAAALLLTLSNLVFLAPIAISVHRSLLVEASVYAYTMFFSTFYHACDQPGEAVLCILNYDTLQYCDFLGSGVSIWVTVLCMARLKAALKYVLFLLGALVFAMSLQLDRRAAWNTMGPCLFAIVVMVTMWVYRCGRRRHCYPPSWQRWVFYLLPGISMAAVAITIYTSMMTSDNYYYTHSIWHMLLAGSAAFLLPPREQHTKPWACSQKLTCHYEICKNHRDELYTVT; translated from the exons ATGGCTTCCCTCGCCCCTTCTCTCCGGCCCAGGCCAGGCATGAGGGCCTCCATCTTCTCCCCAGGGGAGGGGGATCCTGGGCACCCTGGCCCGGCTGACAGCGCCTTCTCCGCAGATGCCAGGCTGGTGTCGGAGCAGTTTTCGCAGGCCCCGCAGAAGCTGGCTTTCTACAGCTGGTATGGCAGCGCCAGGCTCTTCCACTTCCGGGTACCCCCAGACACAGTGCTGCTGCGCTGGCTGCTGCAGGTGTCCAGGGGCAGTGGCCCCACCTGCACCAACGTGGAGATCACCGT GTACTTCCGCTATGGTGCCCCTCCCGTCATCAACCCACTGGGCACCAGCTTCCCTGACAACACCTCCGTTCAGCCCTCCTTCTTCCTCAAGATGCTGCACAGCAACGCCTCCATCAACATCTCCCACCCAGCACCCGGGGACTGGTTTGTGGCCGCCCACCTGCCCCCCTCATCCCATAAGATTGAGGTGAAG GGCTTTGTTCCCACCTGTGCCTACATCTTCCAGCCTGACATGCTGGTCGTGCGAGTGGTCGAGGTCTCCATCCTGGAGCCTGACGTGCCTCTTCCACAGAcccttctctcccaccccagcTACCTCAA GGTCTTCGTCCCCGAGTACACCCAGGAGCTGCGGCTGGACCTGCAGGGCTGTGCGTCCAACGGGAGCCTGGGCTGCCCTGTGCGCCTCACCGTGGGCTCGGCCACCCTGCCTGGAAACTTCCAGAAGGTGCTCACCTGCAGCGGCCCCACCCAGGCCTGCCACCTGCTGCTGCCCTCACCACCCTGGGACCGGTGGCTGCAAGTGACGGCCAAGAGCCTTGCCGGGCCCCGTGTGTCCGTGGCTTTCAGTGCTGTGGCTGCCCTCACAG CCTGCAGGCCGTGGAGTGTGAACTTCCAGCACCTTCTGCAGAGCAGCCCAAACCAGAGCAGCAACGCCTCCACTGGTCTGCTGCCCCCGACCCCCAGCTACCAGGACCTGGACCGGAGGGGCAGGGTGGGCGGCGGCTCCTTCTGCCTCAGGAGCTTCCCCGTCCTGCGGGAAGACGTGGACGTGGTATCTGTGCGCTTCCAGCCCCTGGACAGGGTCTCGGTGCTCGTGCAGTCGGACATGCCCTCGGTGATGCGGCTGAACCTCAACACAGGCATGGACAGCGGGGGCTCCCTCACCATCTCCATGTGGGTCAACAAG ACTGCGATTGCCAACACCTCAGTGGTAGCCTGTGTGACTGCTGCCTCACCCTTGCTCAGCTTCAACGCTTCGCTCAGCTGCACCACAGGTATAGGTGGCATCCGGCCCAGGGACCAGCAGGCCTTCTGGCTCCCTATGACCAggccttcctcctcccctgcagCCTTCTTCCAGGGCCACCCCCTGTCTCTGAATGCCTCTTCTCCCACGGCCAACCTCATCATCCCCTACCCAGAGACAGACAACTGGTACCTCTCCCTGCAGCTCATGTGCCCTGAGAGACCTGA GGAGTGTGAGCAGGCCTCGGTCCTCGTGGAGACCACCTTGAACTTGGTGCCCTGCTTGAATGACTGTGGACCCTACGGCCAGTGCCTCCTGCTGCGCAGACATGGCTACCTGTATGCGGGCTGCAGCTGCAAGGCAG GCTGGCGTGGGTGGAGCTGCACAGACAACAGCACAGCCCAGACGGCGGCCCAGCAGAAGGCGGCTGCCCTCTTGCTTACCCTGAGCAACCTCGTGTTCCTGGCCCCCATCGCCATCTCCGTGCACCGCTCCCTCCTGGTGGAGGCCTCCGTCTACGCCTACACCATGTTCTTCTCCACG TTCTACCATGCCTGCGACCAGCCGGGTGAAGCGGTGCTGTGCATCCTCAACTATGACACACTGCAGTACTGCGACTTCCTGGGCTCTGGAGTGTCCATCTGGGTCACCGTCCTCTGCATGGCCCGGCTGAAGGCTGCCCTGAAATAC GTTCTGTTTCTCCTGGGCGCTCTGGTCTTCGCCATGTCCTTGCAGCTGGACCGCAGGGCCGCCTGGAACACAATGGGGCCTTGCCTCTTTGCCATTGTGGTCATGGTCACCATGTGG GTGTACCGCTGCGGGCGCCGGCGCCACTGCTACCCCCCCTCCTGGCAACGCTGGGTCTTCTACCTCCTGCCCGGCATCTCCATGGCCGCTGTGGCCATCACCATCTACACTTCCATGATGACCAGCGACAACTATTACTATACCCACAGCATCTGGCACATGCTGCTGGCAGGGAGCGCAGCCTTCTTGCTGCCACCACGTGAACAGCACACCAAGCCCTGGGCCTGCTCCCAGAAGCTCACCTGCCACTATGAGATCTGCAAGAACCACCGGGACGAGCTGTACACAGTGACATGA